In a single window of the Planctomycetia bacterium genome:
- a CDS encoding 23S rRNA (adenine(2503)-C(2))-methyltransferase RlmN, translating into MVSLTNSISPPLPGEFLPVSRTQADGGLVKFCQRTPDGYEIESVIIPMGAREKTWRTLCVSSQIGCKRGCTFCQTAQMGLLRNLTVDEILGQVRAARSAFGANVRNLVFMGMGEPMDNLNNVIEVIKILHGDHANQIPRRRITVSTVGKCEGIRRLAALRWRRLNLAVSLNAPNDDIRSQIMPINRVEPMAQLREAIAAYPVRAGGHVLIEYVLIRGVNDELDHARQLAEYLRGLHTCVNLIPYNPRDDSPYEPSDDETVSAFQLALMNAGQLCFRRNTKGQAAMAACGQLGNLELRRRGLAPQSI; encoded by the coding sequence ATGGTCTCTCTCACCAACAGCATCAGCCCGCCACTACCCGGCGAATTCCTGCCCGTCTCGCGCACGCAGGCCGACGGCGGCCTGGTCAAGTTCTGCCAGCGCACCCCCGACGGCTACGAGATCGAATCCGTCATCATTCCCATGGGCGCTCGAGAAAAGACCTGGCGAACCCTCTGCGTCTCATCGCAGATCGGGTGCAAGCGGGGATGCACCTTTTGCCAAACCGCGCAAATGGGCCTCCTGCGAAATCTGACCGTCGATGAGATCCTCGGCCAGGTCCGCGCCGCTCGCAGCGCCTTCGGCGCAAACGTCCGCAACCTCGTCTTCATGGGCATGGGCGAGCCGATGGACAACCTCAACAACGTGATAGAGGTCATCAAAATCCTGCACGGCGATCACGCCAACCAAATTCCCCGCCGCCGCATCACCGTCTCGACGGTCGGCAAATGCGAGGGAATCCGCCGGCTCGCGGCCCTTCGCTGGCGCAGGCTCAATCTCGCCGTTTCGCTCAACGCCCCCAACGACGACATCCGCTCGCAGATCATGCCCATCAATCGCGTCGAGCCGATGGCCCAGCTCCGCGAGGCGATTGCCGCCTACCCCGTCCGCGCCGGCGGCCACGTTCTCATCGAATACGTGCTCATTCGCGGCGTCAACGACGAGCTCGATCACGCCCGCCAGCTCGCCGAGTATCTCCGCGGCCTGCACACCTGCGTCAATCTGATTCCCTACAATCCCCGTGATGATTCCCCCTACGAGCCGTCCGACGACGAAACCGTCTCCGCTTTCCAGCTTGCGCTCATGAACGCCGGACAACTCTGCTTCCGCCGCAACACAAAAGGCCAGGCCGCCATGGCCGCGTGCGGGCAGCTTGGCAATCTCGAATTACGTCGCCGTGGCCTGGCTCCGCAATCAATCTGA
- a CDS encoding S8 family serine peptidase, producing MKHHFKIVSALVLATFSAGSLVWAVDQPAATPTAAAPALFMYQGDEKLSLVESLDTFVVKPKPSTRRASGDRPAAFPALARPADLPESVSRLEDRLLQRDLHLVRGVTRAAVEQLPDTEYALPVLYRVGSDVPIYPTLRIVTTIVSADAEKALSDFADAAGCTVAKAPRGENRFYLRINVPNVETLFRVANSLHERKDLAQYAHPDFFLPMVAYAPPVINDPLYHSMQWHLDGDTSKGAQPNSDINVEAAWDDSNGPNAQGQSIVRVSILDECVEKLHPDLFPNWAAGIDLDNIPPDDDPSPDGGQRHGTSCAGVAVAKGNNIGVRGACPNCGLIGVKFFGATVAEIAEGFYFSVDPDDNGDHSDGAAILSNSWGFGDGVFAPADTVAAIGFAANSGRNGLGCIVLFASANSDHTVNGVSALAQLSTTMAVGGTNSNATHTEFSDIGPEVGITTPTNDRGDDGVRFGWIDITTVDNTGSSGYNGIPSEPDYTNAFGGTSSATPLAAGILGLIISQDPTMTAAQARAILQHNAVRIDEPYGRFDPVTGHSHRLGFGRSDAGLAVTAAHAGIRWPDRIKTLSASGSGNDVLVTWNPPPNDYAAALVVRSAKPFKWMPTDGVTYSLGQEVTPGVTVKYIGAPGVYTDVGATNGAFFYGAYPVSSLNRYGFGARAHIIRNGVILLNDNSEGADPGWTHGGINDEWQRGTPTAVNVSFSQAVGGSGPMAGTRGVRAIGGNKCWGTDLTYTYDPGTDAWLQTPPINLTGVTSPVILEYYDWCLLETFYDTCTLEIVDFNDNIIGYLDPDTGGDYDWTQRSYDLSPFAGQVIKVRWHIVSDGIYQRDGWFIDEVKITVAEQVNLPPVAKNKSASSPANMTTAIGLVALDPNPGNTMSFVITSLPAHGQLVDPFAAAINSVPYTLASNQNFVHYTPAMDYQGPDSFTWEANDGSLASNTANVKLTIGTPVMIQNHPLDTDPGWAREGGWQFGQPGGQGGDPTIGFTGLTVFGYNLAGAYPDNLAANYLTMSPLNCTGLYGVTLKFARWLGVENAAFDKATIQVSTDAVNWTTIFTNPTSDLFETSWSQQSYNIGEIADNQPFVLIRWGMGPTDTNTTGAGWNIDDVSIWAIGTPSGNMPPFANNVFATTAVNNPVSVTLNATDADMDLLTYSIVSLPVGGTLSDPNGGAILSVPYVLLGGGNVVNYLPNMGFDAGDSFMYRATDGDIPSNAATAAITILNPAGFPFTDTFEAGSPFSTHWIASQSSTGRILVTGANGPIGAYHVTMDSSSGYSSNELTLVADLAGASNVLLQYDWKEFGDESNLLPLSWTGSAVGDGVAVSEDGVTWHRIANLTEGTSTYQTVLIDLDAAVASAGLTYNQTFRIRFQQYDDNPIPTDGIALDNIMLIQGTSDPLIATSSLPIAPLNQPYAPLQLAAVGGDLPLAWSMIDNFGEDSLGANQFATVGTPRGWQADDAAFDYTLPFSFPFYGQNYTQVKIATDGWINFGAYVGSTWNNSTTLLQANKRIAVMWDDLKTNVPGGDIFIDETVAGQVTIRWQGVVRAGSIPANFSCTLIDDGRIEMNYGSQNTGLTCTIGVSDGVSRSFLASYNAQAALTNVDSIELLLSRLPMGMMLSAGGMISGTPTETGLFKPIFRVQDQSARTDTRKLQLLVPDLIFGDFDNDQDVDADDFEQFKLCYTGSDNGPVAPGCEAGDELGDGDIDCLDWRAFRAAFQNSSGYTPAMEIDDFVAVLTDDMDVTDLDRCLADTNDDDINDGSDIQGLIDALLSQ from the coding sequence GTGAAGCACCATTTCAAGATTGTCTCGGCGCTCGTTCTGGCCACGTTCTCGGCGGGGTCCCTGGTATGGGCTGTCGATCAGCCAGCCGCGACGCCCACCGCCGCCGCTCCGGCCCTGTTCATGTATCAGGGAGACGAGAAACTCTCCCTCGTCGAGTCGCTGGACACCTTCGTCGTCAAGCCGAAGCCTTCAACGAGGCGAGCCTCAGGCGATCGGCCCGCCGCCTTTCCGGCCCTGGCCCGGCCCGCCGACCTGCCGGAATCCGTTTCGCGCCTGGAGGACCGCCTGCTGCAGCGCGATCTGCATCTGGTCCGCGGTGTCACACGCGCGGCAGTGGAGCAATTGCCCGACACCGAGTACGCCCTGCCCGTGCTGTATCGCGTCGGCAGCGACGTTCCGATTTACCCCACACTTCGAATCGTCACGACGATCGTCTCCGCCGATGCCGAGAAGGCCCTGAGCGATTTCGCCGACGCCGCCGGTTGCACCGTGGCCAAAGCCCCGCGCGGAGAGAACAGGTTTTATCTTCGCATCAATGTCCCGAACGTGGAGACGCTCTTCCGAGTCGCCAATTCGCTCCATGAGCGAAAGGACCTCGCCCAGTACGCCCACCCGGATTTCTTCCTGCCCATGGTTGCCTACGCGCCCCCGGTCATCAACGACCCGCTCTATCACTCGATGCAGTGGCACCTCGACGGCGACACCAGCAAAGGCGCGCAGCCCAACTCCGATATCAACGTCGAAGCCGCATGGGATGATTCCAACGGGCCCAACGCCCAGGGACAGTCAATCGTCCGCGTCTCCATTCTTGATGAGTGCGTCGAAAAGCTGCACCCCGACCTGTTCCCCAATTGGGCCGCCGGCATCGACCTTGACAACATTCCGCCCGATGACGATCCCAGTCCCGACGGCGGTCAGCGCCACGGCACCTCGTGCGCCGGCGTCGCAGTCGCAAAGGGCAACAACATCGGCGTACGCGGCGCATGCCCGAATTGCGGGCTCATCGGCGTCAAGTTCTTCGGCGCGACCGTCGCCGAAATCGCCGAGGGGTTTTATTTCTCCGTGGACCCGGACGACAACGGAGACCACAGCGACGGCGCGGCCATCCTGAGCAACAGTTGGGGGTTCGGCGACGGCGTCTTTGCCCCCGCCGATACCGTCGCGGCGATCGGCTTTGCCGCCAACAGCGGCCGCAACGGCCTCGGCTGCATCGTCCTCTTCGCCTCTGCAAACAGCGACCACACCGTCAACGGCGTTTCCGCGCTGGCCCAGCTTTCCACGACCATGGCCGTCGGCGGCACCAACAGCAACGCCACCCACACCGAGTTCAGCGACATCGGCCCCGAAGTCGGCATCACCACGCCCACCAACGATCGCGGAGATGACGGCGTTCGCTTCGGCTGGATCGATATCACCACCGTCGATAACACCGGCAGCAGCGGCTACAACGGCATCCCCTCCGAGCCCGATTACACCAACGCCTTCGGCGGAACCAGTTCCGCCACGCCCCTCGCCGCCGGCATCCTCGGCCTCATCATCTCCCAGGACCCGACGATGACCGCCGCACAGGCCCGGGCGATTCTTCAGCACAACGCCGTACGCATCGACGAGCCCTACGGTCGATTCGATCCGGTGACAGGGCATAGTCACCGCCTCGGCTTCGGCCGATCCGACGCGGGTCTCGCCGTCACCGCCGCCCACGCCGGTATCCGCTGGCCCGACCGCATCAAGACCCTGTCGGCCTCCGGCAGCGGCAACGACGTCCTCGTGACCTGGAATCCGCCCCCCAACGATTACGCCGCGGCCCTGGTCGTGCGCTCCGCCAAGCCGTTCAAGTGGATGCCCACCGATGGCGTCACATACTCCCTCGGCCAGGAAGTCACACCCGGCGTCACGGTCAAATACATTGGCGCCCCCGGCGTATATACCGACGTCGGCGCCACCAACGGCGCCTTTTTTTACGGCGCCTACCCCGTCAGCAGCCTGAATAGATACGGCTTCGGGGCACGAGCCCACATCATCCGAAACGGCGTGATCCTGCTGAACGACAACAGCGAAGGCGCCGACCCCGGCTGGACCCACGGCGGCATCAACGACGAATGGCAGCGCGGCACCCCGACCGCGGTCAACGTCTCTTTCAGTCAGGCCGTCGGCGGCAGCGGCCCCATGGCCGGCACCCGAGGCGTTCGCGCCATCGGCGGAAACAAGTGCTGGGGCACCGATCTGACCTACACTTACGATCCCGGAACCGATGCCTGGCTCCAGACGCCGCCGATCAATCTGACCGGCGTCACCTCACCGGTCATCCTCGAATACTACGACTGGTGCCTGCTCGAGACCTTCTACGACACCTGCACCCTGGAAATCGTCGACTTCAACGACAACATCATCGGCTACCTCGACCCCGACACCGGCGGTGACTACGACTGGACCCAGCGCTCCTACGACCTGTCCCCCTTTGCCGGCCAGGTTATCAAGGTCCGCTGGCATATCGTCAGCGACGGCATCTATCAGCGCGACGGCTGGTTTATCGACGAGGTGAAGATCACAGTCGCCGAGCAGGTCAACCTGCCGCCGGTCGCCAAGAATAAGTCGGCCTCATCGCCAGCGAACATGACCACCGCGATCGGGCTCGTCGCCCTCGATCCGAATCCCGGAAACACGATGAGCTTTGTCATCACCTCGTTGCCGGCGCACGGCCAGCTCGTCGATCCGTTCGCCGCGGCGATCAACTCCGTCCCCTACACCCTGGCGAGCAATCAGAACTTCGTGCATTACACCCCGGCGATGGACTACCAGGGGCCGGATTCGTTCACCTGGGAGGCTAACGACGGCTCGCTCGCCTCGAACACCGCCAACGTGAAGCTCACCATCGGCACCCCGGTGATGATTCAGAATCATCCGCTCGATACCGATCCCGGTTGGGCGCGGGAAGGCGGCTGGCAGTTCGGCCAACCCGGCGGGCAGGGGGGCGACCCCACCATCGGCTTCACCGGCCTCACCGTCTTCGGCTACAACCTCGCCGGCGCATACCCGGATAATCTCGCGGCGAATTACCTGACCATGTCGCCGCTGAACTGCACCGGCCTGTATGGCGTGACGCTTAAGTTCGCGCGTTGGCTCGGCGTGGAAAATGCCGCCTTCGACAAGGCCACGATTCAGGTCTCCACCGACGCCGTCAACTGGACGACGATCTTCACCAACCCGACCAGCGACTTGTTCGAGACCAGTTGGAGCCAGCAGTCCTACAACATCGGCGAAATCGCCGACAACCAGCCCTTCGTCCTGATTCGCTGGGGCATGGGCCCGACCGACACCAACACCACCGGCGCCGGATGGAACATCGACGACGTCTCCATCTGGGCGATCGGTACGCCCTCCGGCAACATGCCGCCCTTCGCCAACAACGTCTTTGCGACCACCGCCGTCAACAACCCCGTGAGCGTCACCCTGAACGCCACCGATGCGGATATGGATTTGCTCACCTACTCAATCGTCTCTCTGCCCGTTGGCGGCACGCTGTCCGACCCGAACGGCGGCGCGATCCTATCGGTTCCTTACGTGTTGCTCGGCGGTGGAAACGTCGTGAATTATTTGCCGAACATGGGCTTCGACGCCGGCGACTCGTTCATGTACCGCGCGACCGACGGCGACATCCCCTCAAATGCCGCCACCGCCGCCATCACGATCCTCAATCCCGCCGGATTCCCGTTCACCGATACCTTTGAGGCCGGTTCGCCCTTCAGCACCCACTGGATCGCAAGCCAGTCGAGCACCGGCCGCATCCTGGTGACCGGCGCCAACGGTCCGATCGGCGCCTATCACGTCACCATGGATTCGTCGTCCGGCTATTCGTCGAATGAACTGACCCTGGTCGCCGATCTCGCCGGCGCGTCAAACGTCCTCCTCCAGTACGACTGGAAGGAATTCGGCGACGAGTCGAATCTGCTGCCGCTCTCGTGGACCGGCTCTGCCGTAGGCGATGGCGTGGCCGTCAGCGAAGACGGCGTCACCTGGCACCGGATTGCCAACCTGACCGAAGGCACGTCGACCTACCAGACCGTCCTGATCGATCTGGACGCCGCCGTCGCCAGCGCGGGACTCACCTACAACCAGACCTTCCGCATTCGCTTCCAGCAGTACGACGACAATCCGATTCCGACCGACGGCATCGCCCTCGACAACATCATGCTCATCCAGGGCACCAGCGATCCGCTCATCGCCACGTCCTCACTGCCGATTGCCCCGCTCAATCAGCCCTATGCACCCTTGCAGCTTGCCGCCGTCGGCGGTGATCTGCCGCTGGCCTGGTCGATGATCGACAACTTCGGCGAGGACTCCCTCGGCGCCAACCAGTTCGCAACGGTCGGCACGCCGCGAGGCTGGCAGGCCGACGACGCCGCATTCGACTACACCCTGCCGTTCTCCTTCCCGTTCTACGGGCAGAACTACACGCAGGTGAAAATCGCCACTGACGGCTGGATCAACTTCGGCGCATACGTCGGCAGCACCTGGAACAACAGCACCACGCTCCTCCAGGCCAACAAGCGCATCGCCGTCATGTGGGACGACCTCAAGACCAACGTGCCGGGCGGTGACATCTTCATCGACGAAACCGTCGCCGGTCAGGTGACCATCCGCTGGCAGGGCGTCGTCCGCGCAGGCTCGATTCCCGCCAATTTCAGTTGCACCTTGATCGACGACGGCCGAATCGAGATGAACTACGGCAGCCAGAACACAGGCCTGACCTGCACCATCGGCGTCTCCGACGGTGTCAGCCGGTCCTTCCTCGCCTCCTATAACGCGCAGGCCGCCCTGACCAATGTCGATTCCATCGAGCTGCTGCTCTCTCGGCTTCCGATGGGAATGATGCTGTCGGCCGGCGGAATGATCTCCGGCACCCCGACCGAGACCGGCCTCTTCAAGCCGATCTTCCGCGTTCAGGACCAGTCCGCCCGAACCGACACGCGCAAGCTTCAATTGCTGGTGCCCGACCTGATATTCGGAGACTTTGATAACGATCAGGACGTGGACGCCGACGACTTCGAGCAGTTCAAGCTCTGTTACACCGGATCGGACAATGGCCCCGTCGCGCCGGGCTGCGAAGCGGGTGATGAATTAGGCGATGGCGACATCGACTGTCTCGATTGGCGTGCCTTCCGCGCAGCCTTCCAGAACAGCAGCGGCTACACACCGGCCATGGAGATAGACGATTTCGTCGCTGTGTTGACCGATGACATGGACGTGACCGACCTCGATCGGTGCCTCGCCGACACCAACGACGACGACATCAACGACGGAAGTGATATTCAGGGGCTGATCGATGCGCTCCTGAGCCAGTAG
- the rocD gene encoding ornithine--oxo-acid transaminase translates to MSTTAAAESKTQNHLRIADAYGAHNYHPLPVIVESGEGCWVTDVDGNRYLDMLSAYSALNFGYTHEKLIAAATKQLNKVTLTSRAFHNDQLGPFCKELCELSGYETVLPMNSGAEACETALKMARKWGYNKKKVAKDKAEIICAKGNFHGRTITIVSFSTDEQYRDGFGPFTPGFPLIPFGDPAALEKAITPNTVAFFVEPIQAESGILVPTDGYLREVRKICTKNNILMIADEIQTGLCRTGYRFAWQHDGPDARPDAMCLGKALGGGIVPISAVVSSREIMSVFTPGDHGSTFGGNPLACAVARAALEIIRDEGLEHRSKELGEYFRGKLSAVNAPAVKEVRGRGLLIGVQIKSNYPKARWFCEKFMGEGILCKDAHEDVIRFAPPLIIEKGDIDWAMERIGPALLSAQPVK, encoded by the coding sequence ATGAGCACTACCGCGGCCGCAGAATCGAAGACGCAGAATCATCTCCGGATCGCCGACGCCTACGGCGCGCACAACTATCACCCGCTGCCGGTCATCGTCGAATCCGGCGAGGGCTGCTGGGTCACGGATGTCGATGGGAATCGCTACCTGGACATGCTCTCGGCCTATAGCGCGCTGAACTTCGGCTACACCCACGAGAAACTCATCGCCGCCGCGACGAAGCAGCTTAATAAAGTGACGCTGACGAGCCGGGCCTTTCATAACGATCAGCTCGGCCCGTTCTGCAAGGAATTGTGCGAACTGTCGGGATACGAGACGGTCCTGCCGATGAACAGCGGGGCCGAGGCGTGCGAGACGGCGCTGAAGATGGCGCGCAAGTGGGGCTATAACAAGAAAAAGGTCGCTAAGGACAAGGCGGAGATCATCTGCGCCAAGGGCAACTTCCACGGCCGGACGATCACCATTGTCAGCTTCAGCACCGACGAGCAGTACCGAGACGGATTCGGGCCGTTCACGCCGGGGTTCCCGCTGATTCCATTCGGCGATCCGGCTGCGCTGGAGAAGGCGATCACGCCGAATACGGTCGCGTTCTTTGTCGAGCCGATTCAGGCGGAGAGCGGCATTCTGGTGCCGACGGACGGCTATCTGCGCGAAGTGCGAAAGATCTGCACGAAGAACAACATTCTGATGATTGCCGACGAGATCCAGACGGGGCTTTGCCGCACGGGGTATCGCTTTGCGTGGCAGCATGACGGGCCCGATGCGCGGCCGGATGCGATGTGCCTGGGCAAGGCGCTGGGCGGCGGCATCGTGCCGATTTCCGCGGTGGTGAGTTCGCGAGAGATCATGAGCGTCTTTACACCGGGCGATCATGGTTCGACCTTCGGCGGAAATCCGCTGGCGTGCGCCGTGGCGCGGGCGGCTTTGGAGATTATCCGCGACGAGGGGCTGGAACATCGCTCGAAGGAGCTGGGCGAATACTTCCGCGGCAAGCTGTCGGCGGTGAACGCGCCGGCGGTGAAGGAAGTGCGCGGCCGCGGCCTGCTGATCGGCGTTCAGATCAAGTCGAACTACCCGAAGGCGCGATGGTTCTGCGAGAAGTTCATGGGCGAGGGGATTCTGTGCAAGGACGCGCACGAGGACGTCATTCGATTTGCCCCGCCGCTGATCATCGAGAAGGGCGACATCGACTGGGCCATGGAGCGGATCGGCCCGGCGCTGCTTTCAGCGCAGCCCGTGAAGTAG